A stretch of the Flavobacterium sp. 5 genome encodes the following:
- a CDS encoding HlyD family secretion protein translates to MKYKIISLVTLTFFLFSCKDTKNENDASGTFEATEVIVSAEASGQILALNINEGDLLKEDQQVGTIDSTQLHLNKTQLSQNKKAILSGRPDVSVQIASLQEELKNAISDKKRIANLVAGDVASKKQLDDANTRITVLQSKIDAQKSMLNTTTLSLNEQGSTVNAQMAQINDQLKKCNIINPINGTVLVKYSNAFEMTMVGRPLYKIADVKNMILRGYITSSQLSQIKLNQKVKVFVDFGKEEKKEYSGTISWISDKSEFTPKTIQTKDERANSVYAVKIAVPNDGYLKIGMYGEIKIAQ, encoded by the coding sequence ATGAAATATAAAATAATATCATTGGTAACCCTAACTTTCTTTTTGTTTTCGTGCAAAGACACAAAAAATGAGAATGATGCTTCAGGAACTTTTGAAGCCACAGAAGTAATCGTTTCAGCAGAAGCTAGCGGTCAGATTTTGGCACTAAATATTAATGAAGGTGATTTATTAAAAGAAGACCAACAAGTAGGTACTATTGACAGTACACAATTGCATTTGAATAAGACACAATTATCTCAAAATAAAAAGGCAATTCTATCAGGAAGACCTGATGTCAGTGTTCAAATTGCTTCTTTGCAAGAAGAACTCAAAAATGCAATAAGCGATAAAAAACGTATAGCCAATTTGGTAGCAGGAGACGTGGCTTCTAAAAAACAATTGGATGATGCCAATACTCGTATTACTGTTTTACAATCAAAAATAGATGCGCAAAAAAGTATGCTAAACACCACAACTTTATCTCTTAATGAACAAGGAAGTACTGTTAATGCTCAAATGGCGCAAATCAATGACCAATTAAAAAAATGTAACATCATTAATCCAATAAACGGCACAGTCCTGGTTAAATATTCTAATGCTTTTGAGATGACAATGGTAGGAAGACCGCTTTATAAAATTGCAGATGTGAAAAATATGATCTTGAGAGGGTATATAACTTCAAGTCAACTTTCACAAATTAAGCTAAATCAAAAAGTAAAGGTGTTTGTTGATTTTGGAAAAGAAGAGAAAAAAGAATATTCAGGAACAATTAGCTGGATATCTGACAAATCTGAATTCACTCCCAAAACCATTCAAACAAAAGATGAAAGAGCCAATTCGGTTTATGCGGTAAAAATTGCTGTTCCTAACGATGGTTATCTAAAAATTGGAATGTACGGTGAAATTAAAATAGCCCAGTAA
- a CDS encoding S1 RNA-binding domain-containing protein, giving the protein MIEIGKYNTLTILRDTKVGLFLGNPEKDPEGIHDILLPNKYVPNEFEIGEELIIFAYLDHEQRPVATTLEPYIFLNEFALLRVNYINQIGAFMDWGMEKDILVPFKEQARPMEKGKRYLVHLFLDEKTNRLVASSKLNQFLNNDHLTVEKGEEVDLIVSHITELGINVIINEKHKGLLYKDEVYDDAIRTGDRLRGFIKNIRPDNKIDVALQIQGYQSIEPNAEKIMDELRASRGFLRLTDNSHPEDIKTVLKMSKKNFKKAIGALYKEKLIEIKEDGIYLVKE; this is encoded by the coding sequence ATGATTGAAATAGGAAAATACAATACACTTACTATATTACGTGATACCAAAGTTGGTTTGTTTTTGGGGAATCCAGAAAAAGATCCAGAAGGAATACACGATATACTTTTGCCTAATAAATATGTACCCAATGAATTTGAAATAGGTGAGGAGCTTATTATTTTTGCTTATTTGGATCATGAACAACGGCCAGTTGCAACTACTTTAGAGCCTTATATTTTTCTGAATGAGTTTGCTCTTTTGCGAGTGAATTACATTAATCAAATAGGGGCTTTTATGGATTGGGGAATGGAAAAGGATATTTTGGTACCTTTCAAAGAGCAAGCCCGTCCTATGGAAAAAGGAAAACGTTATTTGGTGCATTTGTTTTTGGATGAAAAAACAAATCGCTTGGTAGCTTCGAGTAAATTAAATCAATTTTTGAATAACGATCACCTAACTGTTGAAAAAGGTGAGGAAGTAGACTTAATTGTGTCACACATTACGGAATTAGGCATAAATGTTATCATTAATGAAAAACATAAAGGATTGTTGTACAAAGATGAAGTATATGATGATGCTATTCGAACAGGTGACCGTTTACGGGGATTTATAAAAAATATTAGACCTGATAATAAAATTGATGTAGCCTTGCAAATTCAAGGTTATCAAAGTATAGAGCCCAATGCTGAAAAAATTATGGACGAATTAAGGGCCAGTAGAGGTTTTTTGCGTTTAACAGACAATTCGCATCCAGAAGACATTAAGACAGTACTGAAGATGAGTAAAAAAAACTTTAAAAAAGCAATTGGAGCTCTTTATAAAGAAAAATTGATTGAGATAAAGGAAGATGGAATTTACCTAGTTAAGGAATAA
- a CDS encoding DUF3943 domain-containing protein: MNPFKNGLYAILLLLSQNVIFAQRGEETSINQNPLPTFLTANSIAFTDAQLIKADSYNMLTIGDSTAMLKNGTAYPPAKRDWRRLGYASAMYAGTATLAFGVLWVMPESVSNWDKDEIKEKGVLWKWKENVKAGPVWDDDDWVLNYITHPYSGGVYYMTARSSGFNIFESFLYSAFMSTCFWEYGIEAFAEIPSKQDLIITPVLGSVVGEGFFYAKKTILRHDRRVLKSRFLGYTSLLLMDPFNTLLDSFGYKEKVKIQTNMTPVGYGPGTNKSAMGFNLNIQF, from the coding sequence ATGAATCCATTTAAAAACGGTTTATACGCCATTCTACTTTTACTTTCTCAAAATGTAATTTTTGCTCAACGAGGAGAAGAAACATCAATAAACCAAAACCCACTACCTACATTTCTTACTGCAAATTCAATTGCCTTCACTGATGCTCAACTAATAAAAGCAGACAGTTATAATATGCTTACAATTGGTGACAGTACTGCAATGCTGAAAAATGGAACTGCTTACCCTCCTGCAAAAAGAGATTGGAGAAGACTGGGATATGCAAGTGCTATGTATGCTGGAACTGCTACACTTGCTTTTGGAGTACTTTGGGTTATGCCAGAAAGTGTTAGTAATTGGGACAAAGATGAAATTAAAGAAAAGGGAGTTTTATGGAAATGGAAGGAAAATGTAAAAGCAGGTCCAGTTTGGGATGATGATGACTGGGTTCTTAACTATATAACACACCCATATTCTGGGGGTGTTTATTATATGACAGCTAGAAGTAGTGGTTTTAATATTTTTGAATCTTTTCTATATTCAGCATTCATGTCCACTTGTTTCTGGGAATATGGAATTGAAGCTTTTGCAGAAATACCATCCAAACAAGATCTTATTATAACACCTGTATTAGGATCTGTTGTTGGAGAAGGTTTCTTTTATGCTAAAAAAACTATTTTAAGACACGATCGCAGGGTTTTAAAATCTAGATTCTTAGGATATACTTCTTTACTTCTTATGGATCCATTCAATACTCTATTAGATAGTTTCGGATATAAAGAAAAAGTGAAAATTCAAACGAATATGACTCCGGTCGGTTATGGGCCAGGAACCAACAAAAGCGCTATGGGATTTAATTTAAATATACAGTTTTAA
- a CDS encoding DUF2853 family protein produces MSAKDVLIVKYAADLKEKCGINPDMELLTKVTIGCGPSIYNPDSSIIAGTQQSEIVTVKKNFLIKKLGLADGPALKAGIDAVLEQYGKSNKNKYRAVVYYLLTLHFERESAYN; encoded by the coding sequence ATGAGCGCAAAAGATGTATTGATTGTAAAGTATGCAGCCGACTTGAAAGAAAAATGCGGTATTAATCCAGATATGGAGCTATTGACTAAGGTAACAATAGGTTGTGGTCCCTCGATATACAATCCGGATTCTTCCATTATAGCAGGTACACAACAATCAGAAATAGTTACGGTAAAGAAAAATTTTTTGATTAAGAAATTAGGTTTAGCTGACGGTCCAGCTCTTAAGGCGGGAATTGATGCTGTATTAGAACAATATGGAAAATCCAATAAAAATAAATATCGTGCAGTGGTTTACTATTTGCTAACTCTTCATTTTGAAAGAGAAAGTGCTTACAATTAA
- a CDS encoding ABC transporter permease — protein MMLKFLLEKEFKQILRNSFLPRMIIGYPLMAILVFPLAANFEVKNINLCVVDNDHSTYSRQLIQKISSGGYFKLTEVATDYNQGLKSIETDKSDIVLEIPSHFERDLVRNQNAKLMIAANAVNGTKGGLGSAYLSSVVGDFSNQVRSQWINPSQMTSGNSPIIEIVPQNKFNPHLSYSIFMVPALMVMILTMLCGFLPALNIVGEKESGTMEQINVTPVTKGIFILAKLIPYWIIGFIVLTISFGVAYFAYGLIPAGNLGIIYLFAAIYILGVSGFGLVISNYSNTMQQAMFVVFFFMLILILLSGLFTPVESMPQWAQLMTTINPLKYFMQVMRLVYLKGSGISELGSQLIALLSFAVVFNTLAILSYKKSN, from the coding sequence ATGATGCTGAAATTTTTATTAGAGAAGGAATTCAAACAGATTCTGAGAAATTCATTCCTGCCAAGAATGATAATAGGCTATCCTCTCATGGCTATTTTGGTATTTCCATTGGCAGCCAATTTTGAGGTAAAGAATATTAATCTTTGTGTTGTTGATAATGATCATAGTACGTATTCGAGACAATTGATTCAGAAGATTAGTTCGGGCGGGTATTTTAAATTGACCGAAGTTGCTACAGATTATAATCAGGGATTAAAAAGCATTGAAACCGATAAATCCGATATTGTTTTAGAGATACCATCACATTTTGAAAGAGACTTAGTGCGCAATCAAAATGCTAAATTGATGATTGCTGCCAATGCTGTTAACGGGACTAAAGGTGGTCTGGGGAGCGCTTATTTGTCAAGTGTTGTTGGAGATTTTTCGAATCAAGTTAGGAGTCAATGGATAAATCCTTCGCAAATGACATCTGGAAATAGTCCTATTATTGAGATTGTTCCTCAAAATAAATTCAACCCACATCTTAGTTATAGCATTTTTATGGTTCCTGCTTTGATGGTAATGATACTTACGATGTTATGCGGTTTCCTTCCTGCATTAAATATAGTTGGGGAAAAGGAAAGTGGTACTATGGAACAAATAAATGTAACACCAGTAACCAAAGGAATATTCATTTTAGCAAAATTAATACCTTATTGGATTATTGGGTTCATCGTGTTAACCATCAGTTTCGGAGTCGCCTATTTTGCTTATGGTTTAATACCTGCGGGAAATTTAGGAATCATTTATCTATTTGCAGCAATCTATATTTTGGGTGTTTCTGGTTTTGGATTAGTGATATCCAATTACTCCAATACCATGCAACAAGCTATGTTTGTGGTGTTCTTCTTTATGCTTATTTTGATATTACTTAGTGGATTGTTTACGCCAGTAGAAAGTATGCCCCAATGGGCTCAATTAATGACTACCATAAATCCATTAAAATACTTTATGCAGGTCATGCGTCTTGTTTACTTAAAAGGGAGCGGTATTTCGGAATTGGGCTCTCAACTCATCGCTCTTCTTAGTTTTGCTGTAGTTTTTAATACTCTGGCTATTTTGAGTTATAAGAAGAGTAATTGA
- a CDS encoding TolC family protein, whose amino-acid sequence MKKIVLTLLFLFPISYTYSQLKIESCQEKAKANYPLIKEYDLISKSLDYTLSNANKAWLPQLSVTGIGGYLIKGLPSVSLPGSEPADKKDYIFIGIAQINQNIWDGGATKAQKNIAKASAEVDKASTDVAFNSIKERVNQLYFGILVVDEQLNQLKILNENLNRNLNSAKLSKDNGLGYQSDVDEVKSEILSLEQKKIEFNFTRKGYVEMLSYMIGEPLKEDVQLDKPITVENYASLTNNRAELNLYANQIKLTEASSSMDKVSLMPKVGLLGAGIFISPGMSLGTSEVSSLAVAGLSMSWDTHGLYKSSNNRELEKIQKERINTQQDSFLFTNNLQLQQASNEIEKQKAILIKDDEIVLLKEKITKAYQLKKDNGMSPMNDLITAINKESEARSNKALHNVQLLMSLYNYKTIKGN is encoded by the coding sequence ATGAAAAAAATAGTACTCACACTTTTATTTTTATTTCCCATTTCCTACACTTATTCACAATTAAAAATTGAATCTTGTCAGGAAAAAGCAAAGGCCAATTATCCGCTCATTAAGGAATACGACCTTATTTCAAAATCACTTGATTATACGCTTTCAAACGCCAATAAAGCTTGGCTTCCTCAATTAAGCGTTACTGGTATTGGTGGATATCTTATTAAAGGATTACCATCGGTATCATTGCCAGGCAGTGAACCAGCAGACAAAAAAGATTATATCTTTATAGGTATTGCACAAATCAATCAAAATATTTGGGATGGTGGCGCTACAAAAGCTCAAAAAAATATAGCCAAAGCAAGTGCCGAAGTTGATAAGGCGAGTACAGATGTAGCTTTTAATAGTATTAAAGAACGAGTAAATCAATTGTATTTTGGGATTTTGGTTGTTGATGAACAATTAAATCAATTAAAAATTCTGAACGAGAATCTAAATCGTAATCTGAACAGTGCAAAACTGTCAAAAGACAACGGTTTGGGATATCAATCGGATGTTGATGAAGTTAAATCCGAAATTTTATCCCTTGAACAAAAGAAAATCGAATTCAACTTTACCCGAAAGGGATATGTTGAAATGCTTTCCTATATGATAGGTGAACCCCTCAAAGAAGATGTTCAATTAGACAAACCAATAACAGTAGAAAATTATGCGTCATTAACCAATAATAGAGCCGAACTAAATTTATATGCCAATCAAATAAAACTAACAGAAGCTTCATCTTCTATGGACAAAGTTTCTCTTATGCCTAAAGTTGGTTTACTCGGTGCAGGTATCTTTATAAGTCCGGGAATGAGTTTGGGTACTTCCGAAGTTTCATCTTTGGCTGTAGCTGGATTAAGTATGTCATGGGATACTCATGGATTATACAAATCATCAAACAACAGGGAACTAGAGAAAATCCAAAAGGAACGAATCAATACTCAACAGGATTCTTTTTTGTTCACTAACAATCTTCAACTGCAACAAGCCTCAAACGAAATTGAAAAGCAAAAAGCAATCCTTATCAAAGATGACGAAATTGTGTTGCTAAAAGAGAAAATAACAAAAGCATACCAACTAAAAAAAGATAACGGCATGAGTCCAATGAACGATTTGATTACTGCTATAAATAAAGAAAGTGAGGCACGCAGTAACAAAGCATTACATAATGTACAATTACTTATGAGCTTATACAATTATAAAACAATAAAAGGAAATTGA
- a CDS encoding DapH/DapD/GlmU-related protein, with the protein MINIDDYIKDFSRIFKNMENMQPWNITNDLKSIIESAISNLNEDYLITDNVAIHKSAVIENGVTIKKPAIISENCHIGANAYFREGIYLDRNVKIGPGCEIKNSIIFSNTAIAHFNYIGNSIIGRNVNFEAGSISANHYNEREHKKISVLYNSQVIETNSEKFGSLVGDDSKIGANAVLSPGTILTKKSIVKRLQLVEQIAEEK; encoded by the coding sequence ATGATAAATATTGATGATTATATTAAAGACTTTTCCAGAATATTTAAAAATATGGAAAATATGCAACCTTGGAATATTACAAATGATTTAAAAAGCATAATTGAAAGCGCAATCTCAAACTTGAATGAAGATTATCTAATTACAGATAACGTTGCAATTCATAAATCAGCTGTTATCGAAAATGGAGTCACTATAAAAAAGCCTGCGATCATTTCAGAAAATTGTCATATCGGTGCTAATGCATATTTCAGAGAAGGTATTTATTTAGATAGGAATGTTAAAATTGGCCCCGGTTGTGAAATAAAAAACAGCATTATTTTTTCAAACACAGCAATCGCCCATTTTAATTACATAGGAAATAGCATTATTGGTAGAAACGTCAATTTTGAAGCGGGGTCAATATCTGCCAATCATTATAACGAAAGAGAACATAAGAAAATTTCAGTTCTTTATAATTCTCAAGTAATTGAAACTAATTCTGAAAAGTTTGGTTCACTCGTTGGTGATGACTCAAAAATTGGTGCCAATGCAGTCTTGTCTCCCGGAACTATTTTAACCAAAAAATCAATTGTAAAAAGACTTCAATTAGTTGAACAAATAGCAGAGGAAAAATAA
- a CDS encoding ABC transporter ATP-binding protein codes for MKVIEVNNLVKRFGAFTAVNQISLEVEQGEIFGFLGANGAGKTTAMRMLCGLSIPTEGSGIVAGFDIKKEPEMIKKNIGYMSQKFSLYNDLKVWENIRLFAGIYGMDEKSIADKTDKLLHTLNFESERNTLVKDLPLGWKQKLAFSVSIFHNPKIVFLDEPTGGVDPFTRRQFWELIYQAAADGITVFVTTHYMDEAEYCDRVSIMVDGKIEALDTPKNLKKQFEAVSMDEVFQKLARKATRQAD; via the coding sequence ATGAAAGTAATTGAAGTAAATAATCTTGTAAAACGTTTTGGCGCATTCACTGCTGTCAATCAAATATCTCTTGAAGTAGAGCAAGGCGAAATATTTGGTTTTCTAGGAGCCAACGGAGCAGGTAAAACTACCGCAATGCGCATGTTATGTGGATTAAGCATACCGACCGAAGGCAGCGGAATTGTTGCAGGTTTTGATATCAAAAAAGAGCCTGAAATGATTAAGAAGAATATCGGTTATATGAGTCAGAAGTTTTCTTTGTACAACGATTTAAAAGTCTGGGAAAACATTCGATTGTTTGCCGGTATTTATGGAATGGATGAAAAAAGTATTGCTGACAAAACGGACAAATTATTGCACACTCTGAACTTTGAAAGTGAACGAAATACTTTGGTAAAAGATTTGCCATTGGGTTGGAAACAGAAATTAGCCTTTTCAGTATCGATATTTCATAATCCTAAAATTGTATTTCTGGATGAGCCAACAGGAGGAGTTGATCCTTTTACACGGCGACAGTTTTGGGAGCTTATTTATCAGGCTGCCGCCGATGGTATTACCGTTTTTGTGACAACACACTATATGGATGAAGCCGAATATTGCGACAGAGTTTCTATCATGGTTGATGGAAAAATTGAAGCTCTCGATACTCCCAAAAACCTCAAAAAACAGTTTGAAGCTGTAAGTATGGATGAAGTTTTCCAGAAATTGGCACGTAAAGCAACACGTCAAGCGGATTAA
- a CDS encoding SDR family NAD(P)-dependent oxidoreductase, translating to MKTALITGGTSGIGLSIAKELILLDFKVLIVGKNRERGKAAEQELNAKRAQCAQFVELDLSNMKNVNQFSDQFMKEHKSLDVLANIAGVMLPKRQETAEGLEMTFAVNYLSGLVLSTKLAPLLEKTEGSRIVNVGGPASQNLKPVLNFDDLQSVKKYNGLLIANKTVHAKSVLTQLLSEKYASKNIDVISFAPGLIRSNLGNNMPLVMRILFKLMSPMMSDTSTTGVEACSSKELQGVTGILLEKKKQTPIAFEKNYKEKLWLYSEELITKIMN from the coding sequence ATGAAAACAGCATTAATAACAGGAGGAACATCAGGCATTGGTTTATCAATTGCTAAAGAATTGATTTTATTAGACTTCAAAGTCTTGATCGTTGGAAAAAATCGTGAAAGAGGAAAAGCTGCTGAACAAGAACTCAATGCTAAACGTGCTCAATGCGCTCAATTTGTTGAGTTAGATTTGAGTAATATGAAAAACGTGAATCAATTTTCAGACCAATTTATGAAAGAGCATAAAAGTTTAGATGTCTTGGCAAACATTGCTGGTGTAATGCTACCCAAAAGACAAGAAACGGCTGAAGGTCTTGAAATGACATTTGCTGTTAATTATTTAAGCGGCTTGGTACTTTCAACCAAATTAGCTCCTTTATTAGAAAAAACAGAAGGTTCCAGAATTGTAAATGTAGGCGGTCCTGCATCACAAAATTTGAAACCAGTCCTTAATTTTGATGACTTGCAATCTGTTAAAAAATATAATGGTTTACTTATAGCCAATAAAACAGTTCATGCAAAATCGGTATTAACTCAATTACTTTCTGAGAAATATGCTAGTAAAAACATTGATGTCATCTCGTTTGCACCTGGTTTAATTCGATCTAATTTGGGAAACAATATGCCTTTGGTTATGCGAATATTATTTAAATTGATGTCACCAATGATGTCTGACACTTCTACAACTGGGGTTGAGGCTTGTTCTTCAAAAGAACTTCAAGGAGTAACAGGAATTCTTCTCGAAAAGAAAAAACAAACTCCTATAGCTTTTGAAAAAAATTACAAAGAAAAACTGTGGCTGTATAGTGAGGAACTTATCACTAAAATTATGAATTAA
- a CDS encoding ABC transporter permease, whose product MKQFITFVRKEFYHIFRDARTMMILLLMPIIQIILFGFAITTEVKNAKIAIYDPSKDISTQRIIERLQASDYFEVTRYLSSSSELNEVFKDGKVGLVVVFSDKFNETLMHTGKAQIQLLADATDPNTATTLTNYASAIIGSYQRDLMSQTNIPFQIIPETKLLYNPQMKGAYNFVPGVLGMILMLICAMMTSISIVREKELGTMEILLVSPMKPIYIILAKAVPYFFISCVNLATVLLLSVFVLGVPIAGSLFWLIIVCLIFIVVSLSLGLLVSTITDTQLAAMLVSGVVFLMPVMLLSGMMFPTENMPIVLQWISNIIPAKWFIIIVKDIMIKGVGIGSVWKEVLILCAMALVLIIVSLKKFKIRLE is encoded by the coding sequence ATGAAGCAGTTTATAACATTTGTAAGAAAGGAATTTTATCACATTTTTCGGGATGCACGAACGATGATGATTCTATTGTTGATGCCGATTATTCAAATTATTCTATTTGGATTTGCCATTACCACAGAAGTTAAAAATGCAAAAATTGCGATTTACGATCCTTCCAAAGATATTTCTACTCAACGAATTATTGAACGATTACAAGCCAGTGATTATTTTGAAGTAACCAGATATTTAAGCAGTTCTTCCGAATTGAACGAAGTTTTTAAGGATGGAAAAGTAGGTTTGGTTGTTGTATTCAGTGATAAATTTAATGAAACTCTGATGCATACAGGTAAGGCTCAAATACAATTACTTGCCGATGCTACTGACCCAAATACAGCAACAACTTTGACTAATTATGCATCGGCTATCATTGGTAGTTATCAGCGAGATTTAATGTCGCAAACCAATATACCTTTTCAAATTATACCAGAAACAAAATTACTATACAATCCACAGATGAAAGGCGCTTATAATTTTGTTCCTGGTGTATTAGGGATGATATTGATGTTAATTTGTGCCATGATGACTTCTATCTCCATTGTTAGAGAAAAAGAACTGGGAACAATGGAAATACTACTCGTTTCGCCAATGAAACCAATCTATATCATTTTAGCGAAAGCTGTACCTTATTTTTTTATTTCCTGTGTGAATCTGGCAACTGTGCTACTTTTATCTGTTTTTGTGTTGGGTGTGCCTATTGCAGGGAGTTTGTTTTGGTTAATTATTGTTTGTTTAATTTTTATAGTTGTTTCGCTCTCTTTGGGACTTTTGGTTTCGACCATAACTGATACCCAACTGGCTGCAATGTTAGTTTCTGGGGTGGTTTTTTTGATGCCGGTAATGTTGCTCTCGGGAATGATGTTCCCAACGGAAAACATGCCAATTGTATTGCAATGGATATCGAATATTATTCCAGCCAAATGGTTCATCATTATTGTAAAAGACATAATGATAAAAGGGGTTGGAATAGGTTCGGTTTGGAAAGAAGTTCTGATACTTTGTGCGATGGCATTGGTACTGATTATAGTTAGTTTGAAAAAATTTAAAATAAGACTGGAGTAA
- a CDS encoding TetR/AcrR family transcriptional regulator, producing the protein MPKISKTESESTEEKIKEAARKVFMRKGFSGTRTRDIAEEAGINLALLNYYFRSKQKLFDEIMQEKFKKLFGVIIPILNDATTSLETKIELVVSGYIDVLSESADLPIFVLNELRKENTSIVQNIPFDKVIFQSSFMKQLKERRSDINPVHFLISILGMTVFPFVAKPMMLFSGLADEDSFTLLMKERKELIPIWVKAMLEST; encoded by the coding sequence ATGCCCAAGATATCTAAAACAGAATCTGAATCTACCGAGGAGAAAATAAAAGAAGCAGCACGAAAGGTTTTCATGCGTAAAGGCTTTTCGGGGACTCGAACTAGAGATATTGCTGAAGAAGCTGGTATTAATCTGGCTCTGTTGAATTACTATTTTCGAAGCAAACAGAAGCTGTTTGATGAAATAATGCAGGAAAAATTTAAAAAACTATTTGGAGTTATAATACCGATTTTGAATGATGCTACTACATCCCTTGAAACAAAAATTGAATTGGTAGTTTCTGGTTATATTGATGTTCTTTCAGAAAGTGCCGACCTACCTATTTTTGTATTGAACGAACTCAGAAAGGAGAATACAAGTATCGTTCAGAATATTCCGTTCGATAAAGTCATTTTCCAATCCTCATTCATGAAACAGTTGAAAGAAAGGAGAAGTGATATAAATCCAGTTCACTTTCTGATAAGTATTTTAGGAATGACGGTTTTTCCATTTGTTGCTAAACCGATGATGTTATTTTCTGGTTTAGCAGATGAAGATTCATTTACTTTATTAATGAAAGAAAGAAAAGAATTAATTCCAATTTGGGTAAAAGCAATGTTAGAATCTACATAA
- a CDS encoding ABC transporter ATP-binding protein — MSVVSVKHINKSYAKQKALDDISFEVGSGEIFGIIGPDGAGKTTLFRILTTLLLPDSGQASVVDLDVVKDFKEIRNHVGYMPGRFSLYQDLTVEENLTFFATVFNTTIEENYHLIKDIYEQIEPFKDRKAGALSGGMKQKLALSCALIHKPSVLFLDEPTTGVDPVSRKEFWDMLKRLQQQGIAILVSTPYMDEATLCNRIALITDGKILKIDSPKNIIKQFDKILWAVQSSNMHTLLYDVRSNKNVLSCFAFGENLHVTIANEDYSMDELTQFLTEKGHSEIHIEPIEATIEDCFMDLGNDIKTTAV, encoded by the coding sequence ATGAGCGTAGTTTCAGTAAAGCATATTAATAAAAGTTATGCCAAGCAAAAAGCGCTGGATGATATTTCATTTGAGGTAGGTTCCGGCGAAATATTTGGCATCATTGGACCAGATGGAGCAGGAAAAACGACCTTGTTTCGTATTCTGACTACTCTTTTATTACCGGACAGTGGACAAGCTTCTGTAGTTGACTTAGATGTTGTAAAAGATTTTAAAGAAATACGTAATCATGTTGGATATATGCCTGGGCGATTCTCTTTATATCAGGACTTAACCGTAGAAGAGAATCTTACTTTTTTTGCAACTGTTTTTAATACCACTATTGAAGAAAATTACCATCTTATAAAAGATATTTACGAACAAATTGAACCTTTCAAAGACAGAAAAGCTGGTGCTTTATCAGGTGGAATGAAACAAAAATTGGCACTGAGTTGTGCTTTGATTCATAAACCATCAGTTTTGTTTCTGGATGAACCAACTACTGGAGTGGATCCCGTTTCCCGAAAAGAATTTTGGGATATGCTCAAAAGGCTGCAACAACAAGGAATTGCTATTTTGGTTTCTACGCCGTATATGGATGAAGCCACATTGTGCAACAGGATTGCCCTTATCACCGATGGGAAAATCTTAAAAATTGATTCTCCCAAAAATATAATTAAACAGTTTGATAAAATTTTATGGGCAGTTCAAAGTAGTAATATGCACACTCTTTTGTATGATGTTAGGTCGAATAAAAATGTACTCAGTTGTTTTGCGTTTGGAGAAAATCTTCACGTTACCATTGCAAATGAAGACTATTCGATGGATGAGTTAACACAGTTTCTAACAGAAAAAGGACATTCAGAAATCCATATTGAACCAATTGAAGCTACTATTGAAGATTGCTTTATGGATTTAGGCAATGATATTAAGACCACAGCCGTATGA